In the Thermosipho japonicus genome, one interval contains:
- a CDS encoding heme NO-binding domain-containing protein, producing MKSFVMNIWITTWKKLYGENIVNELSSKFNLDEQNLLIPTNNVPDELVVNFSKELAQKVGKTYEELWQETGYHNIKSFHSFYPSYFKKEGVLSFLSAMDSVHRALTRRIKGAKPPRIIYNYIDEKTAVIRYESHRDFRNYFLGLLKGAADFFNDPLKIEILKQDNNSNGSFIEVKVAATKPYGKSVKLKLYKAISFGLLKSFTTNLTVIIPILTFVLSFLFTKYLGTLPGSILTSISVLMGLLLINKDLKNTTKSVEKMINIYKEKDFNDILIISGEKDFEKLSKNNFEALSNLREFFIGLQGDTEEILNFSKKTLESSDAIQEEIGTMKELSTQVADTAVQISNDAERISEAVTSNVDTISQTINEQNQIINDLNTAVEKIITAAKSVENSASGIKSMSEEFEKITKESEELKNQASTIQEIANTVMNIAEQTNLLALNAAIEAARSGEAGKGFAVVADEIRKLAEESKESAVKISQFLSTVSNGISQLSLSVTKGYEELKNQSSELESSAQKSKESSEIISNITSQLNTLVSTLNSETEKLENITTSIQNLLAISEESSATAEEISATIQKFLDELGSVFENVRKTINLIQTIQDNFNEIKI from the coding sequence ATGAAAAGCTTTGTAATGAACATTTGGATAACCACTTGGAAAAAACTATATGGTGAAAATATAGTAAATGAGTTATCTTCAAAATTTAACTTAGATGAACAAAATCTTTTAATTCCAACCAATAATGTTCCAGATGAACTGGTTGTCAATTTTTCCAAAGAATTAGCCCAAAAAGTTGGAAAAACATATGAAGAGCTCTGGCAAGAGACAGGATATCACAACATAAAATCTTTTCACTCTTTCTATCCAAGTTATTTTAAAAAGGAAGGAGTTTTATCTTTCCTAAGCGCAATGGATAGTGTTCATAGAGCACTTACTAGAAGAATTAAAGGTGCAAAACCTCCAAGAATCATATATAACTATATTGACGAAAAAACTGCAGTTATAAGATACGAATCTCACAGAGATTTTAGAAACTACTTTTTAGGTCTTTTAAAAGGAGCAGCAGACTTTTTTAATGACCCATTAAAAATTGAAATCCTAAAACAAGATAATAATTCAAATGGTTCATTTATCGAAGTAAAAGTTGCTGCTACAAAGCCATATGGAAAAAGTGTAAAATTAAAACTTTACAAAGCTATCTCATTCGGTCTTTTAAAAAGTTTTACTACAAACTTAACTGTTATAATACCAATACTAACTTTTGTACTTTCATTTTTATTTACAAAATACTTAGGTACTTTACCAGGATCCATATTAACTTCGATTTCAGTTCTAATGGGGCTTCTTCTAATTAATAAAGATTTAAAAAATACCACAAAGAGTGTTGAAAAAATGATCAATATTTACAAAGAAAAAGATTTTAATGATATTTTGATAATATCTGGAGAAAAAGATTTTGAAAAATTATCAAAAAATAACTTTGAAGCTTTATCAAATCTTAGAGAATTTTTCATAGGACTCCAGGGAGATACTGAAGAAATTTTAAATTTCTCTAAAAAGACTTTAGAATCATCAGATGCAATTCAAGAAGAAATAGGAACAATGAAGGAACTTTCAACACAGGTAGCCGATACTGCTGTCCAAATTAGTAATGATGCAGAAAGAATTTCAGAAGCGGTAACTTCAAATGTAGATACTATATCTCAAACAATAAATGAACAAAATCAAATAATAAATGACTTAAACACAGCAGTTGAAAAAATAATAACAGCAGCAAAGAGTGTAGAAAATTCGGCATCAGGAATAAAATCAATGAGCGAGGAATTTGAAAAAATAACAAAGGAAAGTGAAGAACTCAAAAATCAGGCAAGTACAATCCAAGAAATTGCAAATACCGTTATGAATATAGCCGAACAAACTAATTTGCTTGCACTTAATGCAGCAATAGAAGCTGCAAGAAGTGGAGAAGCAGGAAAAGGTTTTGCCGTAGTTGCCGATGAAATAAGAAAACTTGCAGAAGAAAGTAAAGAATCTGCTGTTAAAATCTCTCAATTTTTATCAACTGTCTCAAATGGTATCTCTCAATTAAGTTTAAGTGTTACAAAGGGATATGAAGAACTTAAAAATCAATCATCTGAACTTGAAAGTAGTGCGCAAAAAAGTAAAGAATCGAGTGAAATTATTTCCAATATTACTTCTCAATTAAATACTCTTGTTTCAACTTTAAACTCTGAAACAGAAAAACTCGAAAATATAACAACAAGTATACAAAATCTCCTTGCAATATCTGAAGAAAGTTCTGCAACTGCAGAAGAAATTAGTGCAACAATTCAAAAGTTCTTGGATGAACTAGGATCAGTATTTGAAAATGTAAGAAAGACCATAAACCTTATACAGACTATACAAGATAACTTCAATGAAATTAAAATATAA